A genome region from Carya illinoinensis cultivar Pawnee chromosome 2, C.illinoinensisPawnee_v1, whole genome shotgun sequence includes the following:
- the LOC122300773 gene encoding protein IQ-DOMAIN 19-like isoform X1 has product MGKTGKWFRSFLTGKKDKEKDQEKEKGKFPSNQNSSITIENNPTTPISIPQTTSKEKRRWSFRRLSATAAAPKDLNSTETVATSPPGVKATLDIENELKNHAIAMAIATTAAANGKICSVEEAAAIKIQSIFRSYLARKALSALKGLVKLQALVRGHLVRKQATATLRCMQALVTAQARALVEKIQIAEEVKPANYWHSTHRKSTQDNRFRHTYHEMDEGLEEGIKIVKMDLGASKGSLKSRNSYSSHPQFEGAEPRFSMHYAAHFLCSKQANCQASPAPSVLTDMSPRVCSGHYEDYSFDTGQSSPQYYSAVSKPDPSRVPFSFPRPNYGEPMPNDYPLFPNYMANTESSRAKVRSHSAPKQRPDSFERQSSWRRASTEGRNVPRVVRMQRSSSHLGLTAHNYQYPWPIKLDRSVVSLKDSEGGSTSTVLTNPNYCRSLVAYDVTVSTNNPEVAKLVYEPQKLK; this is encoded by the exons ATGGGGAAGACGGGCAAATGGTTTAGAAGCTTCTTGACAGGGAAGAAAGACAAGGAGAAGGACCAggaaaaagagaagggaaagtTTCCAAGTAATCAGAATTCTTCCATTACCATTGAGAACAATCCGACAACTCCAATTTCCATCCCACAGACAACATctaaagagaaaagaagatggAGTTTTCGAAGATTGTCAGCTACAGCAGCAGCTCCAAAGGACTTGAATTCTACTGAAACCGTTGCAACATCGCCGCCGGGGGTAAAGGCCACTCTGGACATTGAGAATGAGCTGAAAAATCATGCCATAGCAATGGCCATAGCTACTACAGCAGCTGCCAATGGCAAAATCTGCTCAGTTGAAGAGGCTGCTGCCATAAAGATTCAATCCATTTTCCGTTCGTATTTG GCAAGGAAAGCACTGTCTGCTTTAAAAGGACTAGTGAAGTTGCAGGCATTAGTAAGAGGACACCTGGTGAGGAAACAGGCCACGGCCACACTTCGGTGCATGCAGGCATTGGTGACGGCACAAGCTAGAGCTCTTGTAGAGAAGATCCAGATAGCAGAAGAAGTAAAGCCTGCTAATTATTGGCATTCTACCCACAGAAAATCAACACAAGACAATCGGTTCAGACACACCTATCAC GAAATGGATGAAGGCTTGGAGGAGGGCATTAAGATTGTGAAGATGGATCTTGGTGCATCAAAAGGAAGTTTAAAGAGCAGGAATAGCTACTCTAGCCACCCACAATTTGAAGGAGCAGAACCTAGATTTTCCATGCATTATGCAGCACATTTTCTATGCTCTAAGCAAGCCAACTGCCAGGCCTCACCAGCTCCATCAGTTCTGACTGACATGAGTCCAAGAGTATGCAGTGGGCATTATGAGGACTATTCCTTTGACACTGGGCAAAGCAGCCCCCAATACTACTCTGCTGTGTCCAAACCCGATCCTTCAAGAGTCCCTTTCTCTTTCCCCAGGCCTAATTATGGAGAACCTATGCCCAATGACTATCCATTATTCCCAAATTATATGGCCAACACGGAATCTTCAAGAGCCAAAGTCCGATCCCATAGTGCACCAAAGCAAAGGCCAGACTCATTTGAGAGGCAATCAAGCTGGCGTAGGGCATCAACGGAAGGAAGGAATGTCCCAAGGGTCGTGCGGATGCAGAGATCATCTTCACACTTGGGTTTAACTGCTCACAACTACCAATACCCATGGCCAATCAAGCTTGACAGATCTGTAGTTTCACTCAAAGACAGTGAGGGCGGATCCACCAGTACAGTACTCACAAATCCAAACTACTGCAGATCTCTTGTAGCATATGATGTGACTGTGAGTACTAACAACCCAGAAGTCGCAAAACTTGTTTATGAACCACAAAAATTGAAGTAA
- the LOC122300773 gene encoding protein IQ-DOMAIN 19-like isoform X2: MGKTGKWFRSFLTGKKDKEKDQEKEKGKFPSNQNSSITIENNPTTPISIPQTTSKEKRRWSFRRLSATAAAPKDLNSTETVATSPPGVKATLDIENELKNHAIAMAIATTAAANGKICSVEEAAAIKIQSIFRSYLARKALSALKGLVKLQALVRGHLVRKQATATLRCMQALVTAQARALVEKIQIAEEVKPANYWHSTHRKSTQDNRFRHTYHEMDEGLEEGIKIVKMDLGASKGSLKSRNSYSSHPQFEGAEPRFSMHYAAHFLCSKQANCQASPAPSVLTDMSPRVCSGHYEDYSFDTGQSSPQYYSAVSKPDPSRVPFSFPRPNYGEPMPNDYPLFPNYMANTESSRAKVRSHSAPKQRPDSFERQSSWRRASTEGRNVPRVVRMQRSSSHLGLTAHNYQYPWPIKLDRSVVSLKDSEGGSTSTVLTNPNYCRSLVAYDVTAQGNRY, translated from the exons ATGGGGAAGACGGGCAAATGGTTTAGAAGCTTCTTGACAGGGAAGAAAGACAAGGAGAAGGACCAggaaaaagagaagggaaagtTTCCAAGTAATCAGAATTCTTCCATTACCATTGAGAACAATCCGACAACTCCAATTTCCATCCCACAGACAACATctaaagagaaaagaagatggAGTTTTCGAAGATTGTCAGCTACAGCAGCAGCTCCAAAGGACTTGAATTCTACTGAAACCGTTGCAACATCGCCGCCGGGGGTAAAGGCCACTCTGGACATTGAGAATGAGCTGAAAAATCATGCCATAGCAATGGCCATAGCTACTACAGCAGCTGCCAATGGCAAAATCTGCTCAGTTGAAGAGGCTGCTGCCATAAAGATTCAATCCATTTTCCGTTCGTATTTG GCAAGGAAAGCACTGTCTGCTTTAAAAGGACTAGTGAAGTTGCAGGCATTAGTAAGAGGACACCTGGTGAGGAAACAGGCCACGGCCACACTTCGGTGCATGCAGGCATTGGTGACGGCACAAGCTAGAGCTCTTGTAGAGAAGATCCAGATAGCAGAAGAAGTAAAGCCTGCTAATTATTGGCATTCTACCCACAGAAAATCAACACAAGACAATCGGTTCAGACACACCTATCAC GAAATGGATGAAGGCTTGGAGGAGGGCATTAAGATTGTGAAGATGGATCTTGGTGCATCAAAAGGAAGTTTAAAGAGCAGGAATAGCTACTCTAGCCACCCACAATTTGAAGGAGCAGAACCTAGATTTTCCATGCATTATGCAGCACATTTTCTATGCTCTAAGCAAGCCAACTGCCAGGCCTCACCAGCTCCATCAGTTCTGACTGACATGAGTCCAAGAGTATGCAGTGGGCATTATGAGGACTATTCCTTTGACACTGGGCAAAGCAGCCCCCAATACTACTCTGCTGTGTCCAAACCCGATCCTTCAAGAGTCCCTTTCTCTTTCCCCAGGCCTAATTATGGAGAACCTATGCCCAATGACTATCCATTATTCCCAAATTATATGGCCAACACGGAATCTTCAAGAGCCAAAGTCCGATCCCATAGTGCACCAAAGCAAAGGCCAGACTCATTTGAGAGGCAATCAAGCTGGCGTAGGGCATCAACGGAAGGAAGGAATGTCCCAAGGGTCGTGCGGATGCAGAGATCATCTTCACACTTGGGTTTAACTGCTCACAACTACCAATACCCATGGCCAATCAAGCTTGACAGATCTGTAGTTTCACTCAAAGACAGTGAGGGCGGATCCACCAGTACAGTACTCACAAATCCAAACTACTGCAGATCTCTTGTAGCATATGATGTGACT GCTCAGGGAAATAGGTACTAG